One segment of Pyrococcus sp. ST04 DNA contains the following:
- a CDS encoding TIGR00375 family protein, with protein sequence MLVDGDLHIHSHYSKAVSKLMIFPIIAENAKLKGLNLVGTGDILNPHWENELTREGKRIDEGTFEVRGVRFILTAEVEDSKRVHHLLIFPSLSQVHELREILRKYSRDIEAEGRPHLTLSASEIAEICNELGVLIGPAHAFTPWTALYKEYNSLKEAYGDARVDFLELGLSADSEMADMIKAHHTLTYLSNSDAHSPQPHRLGREFNRFEVKDITFEEIRKAILRRGGRKIVLNAGLDPRLGKYHLTACSRCYTKYTLQDAISLRWRCPKCGGVIKKGVRDRILELADTNERPKDRPPYLRLAPLAEIIGMVIGKGIETKAVKVIWKRFLKEFGSEIRVLVDVPIETLAQIHEDVAKAIWAYRNGKLIVIPGGGGKYGEIRLPEEIRKAKIQELENIEISVGEEAPKPKQRTLLSYL encoded by the coding sequence ATGCTCGTCGATGGTGATCTACATATTCACTCCCATTATTCTAAGGCTGTCTCAAAGTTAATGATATTCCCTATAATAGCGGAAAATGCAAAGCTAAAGGGACTGAACCTCGTTGGAACAGGGGATATTCTTAATCCCCACTGGGAGAATGAGTTAACAAGAGAGGGAAAGAGAATTGATGAAGGAACTTTTGAAGTGAGAGGGGTTAGATTCATTTTAACTGCTGAAGTTGAGGATTCAAAACGGGTTCACCATCTTCTCATTTTTCCCAGTTTGTCTCAAGTTCATGAGCTAAGAGAGATCCTTAGAAAGTACTCGCGAGATATCGAAGCAGAAGGCAGACCACATCTCACTCTCTCTGCATCTGAAATAGCTGAGATATGTAATGAGCTTGGAGTGTTGATTGGTCCAGCCCACGCATTTACTCCCTGGACGGCCTTGTATAAGGAATACAACTCCCTGAAGGAAGCGTATGGAGATGCAAGGGTTGATTTTCTCGAGCTTGGGCTGTCTGCTGACTCTGAAATGGCTGACATGATTAAGGCACATCACACTCTAACATATTTGAGCAATTCAGATGCCCATTCTCCCCAGCCACACAGGTTGGGAAGGGAGTTCAATAGATTTGAAGTTAAAGACATTACATTCGAGGAAATAAGAAAAGCAATTCTCAGGAGAGGAGGAAGGAAGATAGTTTTGAATGCGGGCTTGGATCCAAGGCTCGGAAAATATCACCTTACCGCATGTTCGAGGTGTTATACAAAGTATACCCTCCAGGATGCAATATCTCTAAGGTGGAGGTGTCCTAAGTGTGGAGGGGTTATTAAGAAAGGTGTTAGGGACAGAATTCTCGAGCTTGCGGATACCAATGAGAGGCCAAAGGATAGACCTCCCTATTTGAGACTTGCCCCACTAGCGGAGATAATAGGGATGGTTATTGGAAAGGGAATAGAAACTAAGGCTGTTAAGGTTATTTGGAAGAGATTTCTTAAAGAATTTGGGAGTGAAATTAGGGTTCTTGTAGATGTTCCAATAGAGACCCTTGCCCAAATTCATGAGGATGTTGCTAAGGCAATATGGGCATATAGAAATGGGAAACTCATAGTCATCCCTGGTGGTGGAGGAAAGTATGGTGAAATAAGACTACCTGAGGAGATCAGGAAAGCTAAGATTCAAGAGCTTGAGAATATTGAAATATCAGTTGGAGAGGAAGCACCAAAACCAAAACAGAGAACTCTTCTTTCGTATTTATAA